In bacterium, a single genomic region encodes these proteins:
- a CDS encoding bifunctional oligoribonuclease/PAP phosphatase NrnA: MNEVLKVLQERDNFIITSHIRPDGDSIGSQITLFLLLKSLGKNVIIINEDNPQGYFSFLPHLSEILQPDDNRKDVALILDVNEIERLGIRTKKIIERVPLKVNIDHHLGGGIGNVNWMDEKASSVCEMIYKLLIGLSKEVDKDIAILLYVGIATDTGFFSFRNTTQDSLRICAELLEYGIEPSEIKEKLYSTKNINELRLFGKALCNLKMDGSIVSARITEEMVDEANREPETDTLLDMMRGIKEALVIVLFRELSSQRTKISLRSKRGFDVRSIASKFGGGGHLCAAGCILPLPIDEAEQNIISSLKNSLVEKEL, from the coding sequence ATGAATGAAGTTTTAAAGGTCTTACAAGAGAGGGATAATTTTATAATAACATCCCATATTCGTCCAGATGGGGATTCAATTGGAAGTCAGATAACCCTCTTTCTTCTCCTTAAAAGTTTGGGGAAAAATGTTATTATTATAAATGAGGATAATCCCCAGGGATATTTTTCCTTTCTTCCCCATCTTTCGGAAATATTGCAACCAGATGATAATAGAAAAGATGTAGCCTTGATTCTTGATGTAAATGAGATAGAAAGGCTAGGAATCAGGACAAAAAAAATAATTGAAAGAGTTCCTTTAAAGGTAAATATTGACCATCATCTTGGAGGTGGTATAGGAAATGTAAATTGGATGGATGAGAAGGCATCATCTGTCTGTGAGATGATATACAAGCTTTTAATAGGGCTTTCAAAAGAAGTAGATAAGGATATAGCCATTCTTCTATATGTTGGTATAGCAACAGATACAGGATTCTTTAGCTTCAGAAACACAACGCAGGATAGCTTGAGGATATGTGCAGAGCTTCTTGAATATGGGATAGAGCCATCCGAAATAAAAGAAAAGCTTTATAGCACAAAAAACATAAACGAATTAAGGCTTTTTGGAAAGGCATTGTGCAATCTTAAGATGGATGGTTCTATTGTTTCAGCAAGGATTACAGAGGAAATGGTAGATGAGGCTAATAGAGAGCCAGAAACAGATACATTGCTTGATATGATGAGAGGGATAAAGGAGGCTTTGGTCATTGTTCTATTTAGGGAGCTTTCTTCACAAAGGACAAAGATTTCCTTAAGGTCAAAAAGGGGATTTGATGTAAGAAGCATAGCCTCTAAATTTGGCGGCGGCGGTCATCTCTGTGCAGCTGGCTGTATTCTTCCCCTTCCAATAGACGAGGCAGAGCAAAACATAATCTCATCTCTTAAGAATTCTCTTGTTGAAAAAGAATTGTAA
- a CDS encoding PhoH family protein: MLQERLILANEDEVLRLCGKDDENIRIIQNAFSSKIIPKGTEIILSGEKRENKKILSLFNSLLLLIRQGHLIRREEIKYALRLFEDKEDILEVFEDTICVSERGRLVKPKSINQRKYVEMMRKNDLVVAIGPAGTGKTYLAVAMALSSLLIRRVERIILARPAVEAGERLGFLPGDLQEKVNPYLRPLYDALYDMMGIEKFHKMFENGVIEIAPLAYMRGRTLNDSFIILDEAQNTTSEQMKMFLTRLGFDSKAVITGDITQIDLPSDVTSGLVEIQEILKGVSGIGFSYLDKLDVVRHPLVSKIIKAYEEKGGKRNEKKGRKLG, translated from the coding sequence ATGTTACAAGAGAGGCTTATTCTTGCTAATGAAGATGAGGTTTTAAGGCTTTGCGGAAAGGATGATGAGAACATAAGGATTATCCAGAACGCATTTTCTTCAAAGATAATTCCAAAAGGGACAGAAATAATCCTCTCTGGAGAAAAAAGAGAAAATAAAAAGATTCTTTCCCTTTTTAATTCCCTCCTTCTTCTTATAAGGCAGGGTCATTTAATAAGAAGGGAGGAAATAAAATATGCCTTAAGGCTTTTTGAGGACAAAGAGGACATCCTTGAGGTGTTTGAGGATACAATCTGTGTATCAGAAAGGGGAAGACTGGTAAAACCAAAGAGCATAAATCAGAGGAAGTATGTAGAGATGATGAGGAAGAATGATCTGGTGGTTGCTATTGGTCCTGCAGGAACAGGAAAGACATACCTTGCTGTTGCAATGGCTCTTTCATCCCTTCTTATAAGGAGGGTTGAGAGGATAATCCTTGCAAGACCAGCTGTTGAGGCAGGCGAGCGGCTTGGATTTCTTCCAGGCGACCTACAAGAAAAGGTAAATCCATATTTAAGACCATTATATGATGCCCTCTATGATATGATGGGAATTGAAAAATTCCATAAGATGTTTGAAAATGGTGTAATTGAAATAGCACCATTAGCATATATGAGGGGAAGGACATTGAATGATTCATTTATCATTCTTGATGAGGCTCAAAATACAACATCTGAACAAATGAAGATGTTTTTAACAAGGCTTGGCTTTGATTCAAAGGCTGTGATTACAGGAGATATTACCCAGATAGACCTTCCTTCTGATGTAACATCAGGCCTTGTTGAGATTCAGGAAATATTAAAGGGTGTATCTGGAATAGGGTTTTCTTATCTTGATAAATTGGATGTTGTCCGTCATCCATTGGTAAGTAAGATAATAAAAGCGTATGAAGAAAAAGGAGGTAAAAGGAATGAAAAAAAAGGGAGAAAGCTTGGTTGA
- a CDS encoding zinc ribbon domain-containing protein yields the protein MPTYEYECRRCGRFEVFASIKQEPLKTCPNCRENVKMCFGEGGGFLFKGGGFYITDYRSPEYKKKLKEENKPNKVEKA from the coding sequence ATGCCAACATATGAGTATGAATGTAGAAGGTGTGGAAGGTTTGAGGTTTTTGCCTCAATTAAGCAAGAGCCTTTAAAAACCTGCCCGAACTGTAGAGAAAATGTAAAGATGTGTTTTGGAGAAGGAGGGGGTTTTCTCTTTAAGGGAGGAGGTTTTTATATTACAGATTATAGAAGCCCTGAATACAAAAAGAAGCTAAAGGAAGAGAATAAACCCAATAAAGTAGAAAAGGCTTAA
- the rbfA gene encoding 30S ribosome-binding factor RbfA yields the protein MNERKERVAEAIREKIAEFILKEMNSDSLLSVTRVNLTGDLREAKVYISSLRNEKECLEALKKAKPSIRLYLAKEINLRYTPDLTFFIEEDE from the coding sequence ATGAACGAAAGAAAAGAGAGGGTGGCTGAGGCTATAAGGGAAAAGATAGCGGAGTTTATCCTAAAGGAGATGAATAGCGATAGCCTCCTTTCGGTTACAAGGGTTAATCTGACAGGGGATTTGAGGGAGGCAAAGGTTTATATAAGCAGCTTAAGGAATGAAAAGGAGTGTTTGGAGGCTTTAAAAAAGGCAAAGCCTTCTATCAGGCTATATCTGGCAAAAGAAATCAACCTTCGCTATACGCCAGACCTAACATTTTTTATTGAAGAAGATGAATGA
- a CDS encoding Flp family type IVb pilin — protein MKKKGESLVEYGLIIGLIAVIVIAVVLALGPQIKVLFKGPEVKQGEIGTPTTGSLVGTPTSTGTITETGTPTK, from the coding sequence ATGAAAAAAAAGGGAGAAAGCTTGGTTGAGTATGGGCTAATCATTGGTTTGATTGCCGTTATTGTAATTGCTGTTGTTTTAGCCCTAGGTCCTCAAATTAAGGTTCTATTTAAAGGGCCAGAGGTAAAACAAGGGGAGATAGGGACACCAACAACAGGAAGTTTAGTAGGAACGCCGACTAGCACTGGAACAATAACAGAAACAGGAACACCAACAAAGTGA
- the lptC gene encoding LPS export ABC transporter periplasmic protein LptC, with translation MNYKVKTIETLCLFLLILSCCGKEKEIRPTPSSEIKKSILTSSKSGKKTWRLTSEKITMKDNKTYLYNLKLELFKGDSLECTITGNEGIIDGDKISLKGSITASTKIGATLTTSSLNFSEKTNFLSTDDRVSFIKKDLILKGSGFVADRSFGNVKIKKDVEVVFK, from the coding sequence TTGAATTATAAAGTCAAAACCATTGAAACTTTGTGCCTTTTTCTTCTTATTTTGTCATGTTGTGGCAAGGAAAAAGAAATTCGGCCTACCCCTTCCTCTGAAATTAAAAAGAGCATCCTTACATCCTCAAAGAGTGGAAAGAAAACATGGAGGCTTACATCAGAAAAGATAACGATGAAAGATAATAAAACCTATCTTTACAATTTAAAGCTTGAGTTATTTAAAGGTGATTCTTTAGAATGCACAATTACAGGGAATGAAGGCATTATTGATGGCGATAAAATAAGCCTTAAAGGAAGTATAACAGCAAGCACAAAAATTGGAGCAACCCTTACAACATCAAGCCTTAATTTTTCTGAAAAAACAAATTTCCTTTCTACAGACGACAGGGTTTCTTTTATAAAAAAGGATTTAATTCTTAAAGGCTCCGGGTTTGTTGCAGATAGGAGCTTTGGCAATGTAAAAATAAAGAAAGATGTTGAGGTTGTTTTTAAATAA